DNA from Ovis aries strain OAR_USU_Benz2616 breed Rambouillet chromosome 15, ARS-UI_Ramb_v3.0, whole genome shotgun sequence:
ATAGAATATTCCTACTTGCTTTAACactgaatttgatttttaaactacATGGTGTTTGCAATAAAACTCTGATATTATTTTGTATGTATCAGATAAGATTTCTAAGTTACAATAATCAGCCATTCTCCAAAACTGTCAAACTAGATTTCTGTCAGGATGGGCTCCTCTTTATATTTTTTGTCAAGATTGTTTGGGTTGAATGCAGATGCTGGCTCAGAACTGTTAGACTGTGACTTTGTACTTTGTAAACTATGTTCCTAAAACAGTATATGCTCCACTGTTGACATAAAAAGGCAGAACCAAAGCTCTGTGTTTGACTTCATCCTCTTGGgcttttctaattttcctgaacTACAGAGGCAGCTCTTTTGGGTGTTCCTGGTTGATTATCTGGTGACTCTGCTGGGAAATGCCATCATTATAGTCATCATCTCCCTGGAACAGAGCTTCCACGTTCCCATGTACTTGTTTCTCCTGAACCTGTCTGTGGTGGAAGTGGGTTTCAGTGCGGTCATCATGCCTGAAATGCTGGTGGTCCTCTCCAGTGAAAAAACTACGATCACTTTTGCAGGCTGTTTTTCACAGatgtatttcattcttctttttggGGGGACTGAATGTTTTCTCCTGGGGGCAATGGCTTATGACCGATTTGCTGCAATCTGCCATCCTCTGAGCTATGCATTGATTATGAACAGAAGGGTTTTCATGAAATTAATTATATTCTCATGGGTCTCAGGGATCATGGTGGCTACTGTGCAGACCTCATGGGTTTTTAGTTTTCCCTTTTGTGGCCCTAGTGAAATTAATCATCTCTTCTGTGAGACTCCCCCAGTGTTAGAGCTTGCATGTGCAGATACCTTTTTGTTTGAGATCTACGCATTCACTGGCACCATTTTGATTGTTATGGTCCCTTTCTTGTTGATACTCTTGTCCTACATTCGAATTCTCTTTGCCATCCTGAAGATGCCATCAACCACTGGGAGGCAAAAGGCCTTTTCCACCTGTGCCTCCCATCTCACATCTGTTACCCTCTTCTATGGCACAGCCAGTATGACTTACTTACAACCCAAATCTGGCTACTCCCCAGAAACCAAGAAGCTGATGTCCTTGGCTTACATGTTGCTCACACCTCTGCTGAATCCACTGATCTATAGCTTGCGCAACAGTGAGATGAAAAGAGTTTTGTTGAAAGTATGGCGAAGAAAAGTGGATTTACATACATTCTGACTATGCTGAGAATGCAGGTGATATTGATTCAGTGCCAGGCTGAACATTATTTCAATTTAATAGTGGTGAAAATAGTTTACATTTCTTGATACTAATATATTTAATTTGCTGATTTTtccaagtttaaaaatatatcaggaTCCCTCTGTTATGATAGTATGTTCACATTCATTTTCTGTAGGCGTGTAAGTTCTTTTTTATTGGCTGCTCTTcagggcatgtaggatcttaatgccctgaccagggatgggaacctgcatcccttgtgtTGGAGGCAGagtcttaattactggaccaGTGGGGAACGCCACATAGGTGCATAACTTTGACGATGTGATATAgcaatttatttatctgttcttttATCATGAATGTCCAGGTTGTTACAGGATCACTGTCATTTAGATGCAATTTAAATAAAGAACTACTTCCATTTGTTCATATGTACTGACTTTTTGTTTCTGTATGATAGATTTCTCAGTCTAGGCCTGATGGGATGAAGAGTCTGTGTATTTATGAATTTTAATAGCTATTGGGGAATTACTTTTCAAAATCATTGTAACTTTTCAGACTCTTCTGAAGGCTCTCTCTGCTGCTTTAACAGGGCAGAGATTCAAGAGACCAACAAATAGAAGAGATTTCAGTTTAGAGTGAAAAATCTGTTTCATGGATGAGTAAACAAAATCCAGTTATTTGGGGAAACCAAACTGTTTCTACTTCATGAACTCCTCAGGTTATTATTCAAAACAGGATTTCCTTTGATATTTTTCCAGATATTCACCCAAGGCTGGGGACCAGAAAACTCCATGGAAACTTCCTGAAGTGTCACAATACtattagtatatattttttcacttataGACCAACGCTTTCAGAGActtttgttaatttccctttctaaGTTCAAATTGCCCCCAGACACTTTGTTTATATAGatacaatagtttttttttattgtgagaAAATCAATGAATAGCCATTTAGGTATATTTTCTATGGTCCTTGAGTCACATCATTAACAGTGTGATCTTCTCCAGAATAATTTCTTATTCTTGCAACATTTGAAACCTTCAATGCTTGCTTCCTGTCTTAACATTGCTGTTTGAAAGTAGCTGCTTTGTTGAACCACTTTCCCGTGAGGTTGTAGTGTCCTTATTTTTTGCACCAGGGATAGTATTAAAGGGGTCTAACATTATTTCCATTGTCACTCATTTCTTGAAttttacatcaaaataaaaaataacaaaagcaaaaattagccagcaggactatatcaaactaagaaacttctgcacagcaaaggaatccatcaacaaaatgataggcagcctacagaatgggagaaaatagttgcaaatcaTACATCTAGAAAAGGGTTAAcatgtaaaatatacaaaaagctcacacaactcaacaggaaaatacaatcaatctgattgaaaaatgggcagaagaactgaagagataattttccaaaaaaaacatacagatagccaacaggtacatgaaaaggggGTCAATATCAGTAATCACAAGGGaactacaaatcaaaatcacgagatcacttcacacctgttatAGCGGCTcttatcaaaaaggcaagagataagtgttgatgaggattggaggggtgtcagagaagactcttgagagtcccttggactgcaaggagagccaactagtccattctgaaggagatcaaccctgggatttctttggaaggaatgatgctaaagctgaagctccagtactttggccacctcatgtgaagagactcattggaaaagactctgatgctgggagggattgggggcaggaagagaaggagacgaccgaggacgagatggctggatggcatcacggactcaatggatgtgagtctgaatgaactctgggagatggtgatggacagggaggcctggagtgctgtgattcatggggttgcgaagagtcggacacgactgaatgactgaactgaactgaactgtgcgctgttggtgggagtataaattgatGCATGGCTATGGAAAACATAGCCATGTTATGTGTGGAGTTATGTCAGATAATTGCTCCTAGTATTAAaacgtgtgcatgcatgctaagtcgcttcaattgtgtctgtctctgcgaccctatggactgaagctgtcagacttctctgtccatgggattttacaggcaagaatactggagtgggttgccatgccctcctccaggggatcttcctgacccagggatcaaaccctcatctctttatgtctcttgcgttggcaggtgggttctttaccactagcgccacctgggaagcccagcattaACATATGACTTAGAAAtaccacttctgagtatatattgTAAGGGAAGAAAGatcattttctcaaagagatagCTGCCCCATGaccactgcagcactatttacattagcCAAGATGTTGAAACAACCTAAGTGCATCTATCAGCAGTTATAAAAAATGAgatatatacatcagttcagttcagttcagtcactcagtcgtgtccaactcttcgcgaccccatgaaccgcagcatgccaggcctccctgtccatcaccaacttacagagttcactcagactcacatccattgagtcagtgatgccatccagccatctcatccttggtcgtcccctttccctcctgcccccaacccctccctgcatcagagtcttttccaatgagtcaactctttgcatgaggtggccaaagtactggagcttcagctttagcatcattccttccaaagaaatcccagggctgatctccttaggaatggactggttggatctccttgcagtccaagggactctcaagagtcttctccagcaccacagttcaaaagcatcaattcttcagcactcggccttcttcacagtccaattctcacatccatacatgaccacaagaaaaaccatagccttgactagatggaccgtagtcagcaaagtaatgcctctgcttttgaatatactacctaagttggtcataacttttcttccaaggagtaagcgtcttttaatttcatggctgcagtcaccatctgcagtgattttggaaccctaaaagataaagtctgccactgtttctactgttttcccatctatttcccatgaagtgatgggaccggatgccatgatcttcgttttctgaatgttgagctttaagccaactttttcactctccactttcactttcatcaagaggcttttgagttcctcttcactttctgccataaggatggtgtcatctgcatatctgaggtgattgatatttctcccggcaattttgatttcagcttttgcttcttccagcccagcgtttctcatgatgtactctgcatagaagttaaataagcagggtgacaatatgtcttgatgtactccttttcctatttggaaccagtctgttgttccatgtccagttctaactgttgcttcctgacctgcatacagatttctcaagaggcaggtccggtggtctggtattcccatctctttcagaattttccacagtttattgtgatccacacagtcaaaggctttggcatagtcaataaagcagaaatagatgtttttctggaactctcttgctttttccatgacccagcggatgttggcaatttgatctctggttcctctgtcttttctaaaaccagcttgaacatcaggaagttcatggttcacatattgctgaagcttggcttggagaattttgagaattactttactagcgtgtgaggtgagtgcaattgtgcggtagtttgagcattctttggcattgcttttctttgggattggaatgaaaacggaccttttccagtcctgtggccactgctgagttttccaaacttgctggcatattgagtgcagcactttcacagcatcatctttcaggatttgaaatagctcaactggaattccatcacctccactagctttgtttgtagtgatgctttctttttttttttttttttgtaacttttggttttttattttttaaattttaaaatctttaattcttacatgcattcccaaacatgaacccccctcccacctccctccccataacatctttctgggtcatccccatgcaccagccccaagcatgctgtatcctgcgtcagacatagactggcgattcaattcacatgatagtatacatgttagaatgtcattctcccaaatcatcccaccctctccctctccctctgagtccaaaagtccgttatatacatctgtgtctctttccctatcttgcatacagggtcgtcattgccatcttcctaaattccatatatatgtgttagtatactaaatcagttctgatgagatggatgaaactggagccgattatacagagtgtagtgatgctttctgaggcccacttgacttcacattccaggatgtctgtttctaggtgagtgatcacacttcatgattatcttggtcatgaagatcttttttatacagttctgtgtattcttgccacctcttcttaatatcttctgcttctgttaggtccagaccatttctgtcttttatcgagtccatctttgcatgaaatgttcccttggtatctctaattttcttgaagagatctctagtctttcccattctgttgttttcctctatttctttgaattgattgctgaggaaggctttcttatctcttcttgctattctctggaactctgcattcagatgcttatatctttccttttctcctttgcttttcacctctcttcttttcacagctattcgtaaggcctccccagacagccattttgcttttttgcatttcttttccatgggcatggtcttgatccctgtctcctgtacagtgtcacgaacctcattccatagttcatcaagcactctatctatcagatctagtcccttaaatctatttctcactttcactgtataatcataagggatttgatttaggtcatacctgaatggtctagcggttttacctactttcttcaatttatgtctgaatttggtaatatacatatcacatacatatttacatatatactgGAACAttgtttagccataaaaagaaggaaatcctgtcatttgtgacaacatggatggaccccaAGGGCATTATCCTgagcgaaataagtcagacagataaagacaaacactgtatgatttcaattctatgtggaacctaaaataaccgaaaaagaaacagagaacagtTAATGATTGGCAGAGTTgagtggtggggagggagataaATGGGTGAAGGCTGTGAAAaagtacagacttccagttatgAGGTAAATAAAGTCTGGGGAAGTAACATACAgtatggtgactgcagttaatgatactgtattgtatattgtAAGTCACTAAGAGATGacattttataaggaaaaaaaattgtaactctgtgaggtgatggatatcaACCAAACTTTCAGTGGTAACtgttttgcaatatatacatgtatgaaaGCATTAAGTTGCAGACCTTAAACTAATAcagttgtcattgttcagttgctcagttgtgtccaactctgtgataccatggactgcagcaccccagacttccctgtccttcaccatctctggagcttgctcaaactcatgtccattgagtcagtgatgccatccaagcgtctcatcctctgttgtccccttctcctcctgccttcaatctttaccaacattaaggtcttttccagtgagtcagcgcttcgcatcaggtggccaaagtattgggtctttagcttcagcatcagtctctccagtgaatattcaggattgatttcctttaagattaactggtttgatcttcttgcagtccaatagactctcaagagtcttctccaacatcacaattcaaagacatcaattctttagtgctcagccttcttgatggtccaactctcacatccatacatgactattggaaagaccatagctttgactatacggacttttgttagcgaaataatgtctttgctttttaatgtgctatctaggtttgtcacagctgtccttccaaggagcaagcgtcttttagtttcatggatgcagtcaccatctgcagtgatttctgagcccatgaaaataaagtctgtcactgtttccattgtttcctcttctatttgcgatgaaatgatgggactggatgccatgatcttaattttttgaatgttgagttttaagccagcttttccctctccttttcaccttcatcaatagactctttagttcctctctgctttctgccataagggtggtgtcatctgcatatctgaagttactgatatttctcctggaagtcttgattccagcttgtgatttatccagcccagcatttctcatgatgtactctgcatataagttaaataagcaaagtgacaatatacagctttgatgtacgcctttcccagttttgaaccagcccattgttccatggactggttctgttgcttcttgatgggCATACAGATTTgtaggaagcaggtaaggtggtctggaatttccatctcttgaagagttttccagtttgttgtgatccacacagtcaaaggctttagtgtagtcagtgaaggaTAAGTAGATGttcttttggaattctcttgctttttctatgatccaacgggtGTTGGATCTctgatttgatctctgattcttctgccttttctaaatccagcttgaacatgtggaagttcttgatttatgtattgttgaagcttggcttggagaattttgagcattactttgctaacgtgtaaaatgagtgcaattgtgtgatagctggaacattctttggcattgcccatcTATGGGATAAGAGTGAAAacactttttccagtcctgtggccactgctgaattttccaaatttgctggcatattgactgcagcactttcacagcatcagcttttaggatttgaaataactcagctgaaatactatcacctccactagctttgcttgtagtgatacttcctaaggcccactcgacttcccattccaggatgtctggctctaggtgagtgatcacaccattgtggttatatgggtcattaagatatttttttatatatctttcctggtggctcagacagtaaagtgtctgcctgcaatgcaggagacctgggttcaacccctgggtttggaagatctcctggatagtTTTTCTtaatgtgtattcttgccgcctcttctccAGGAAATGGCATGTACACCTAGCAAAGGGTATAACTCGTGGCCTTACATCTGATGAAATCTCAAAACTGCACATCTGTTACCATCCATCAACTACATCAAGAAATAGGACATTTCAGCATTCATAAGGACCCTGTGATGGGATTGCtggggtgaaaagtgaaagtgaagtctctcagtcatgtctgactctttgcgaccccatggactatagcctaccaggcttctcagtccatggaattttccaggcaagagtactggagtgggttgccactccaggggatctttccaactcagggactgaacccgggtctcccacattgaatacagacgctttaccatctgagccatcagggaaatatgACATTTCAGCATTTATAAGGACCCTGTGATGGGATTGCTGGGGTATGAATCATCAAAAGTACACAAACAGGCTTCCCCACATCTGGTGCGTGTGATTGGTATATGCAAGGGGTGTTATCCCACCATGGTGAATGATATAGGAGGGGTTTGTATTGGATTTTGTGATGAAAATCCCCTTTACTCAGGATAAGTGGTACATTTCCCACTGGACACAGATTAGATAGAATGAATCCCTAAGTGTTGTTGGCAACCTCATTGCTGCCAGGAAGGCTGAACTTCCTTAAAAATGAAACAGTCTAcaccaggaaggaagaaataaaagtagaCAAATGGAACCCGCATTCCAGCCTCATTGTCCAGTTCTGGACAAAGTCCAGCCTGTAGATTCATTCATCTCTTCATACTTTTGGGCCAATGACCTTTTTAATTGTACAAGACAGTTTACACTCATCTTTGAGCCCCTTGATTTTCACAAATACCCAATGAGATCAATAATTTATGATTTTACAGAGAAGGTAATATAATCAGGGAAGTTAAAATATTTGCTCAAAATATACTAGCAAGTACAGATATTTTGATTCTCAGTTTAAAAGTTCTATCTGAAATCATATGTAATGacatttttctcaaaaattttcaGTGCCttgaaggcagtggcaacccactccagtattcttgcctggagaatcccatggatggaagagcctgctgggctgcagtccatggggttgcaaagagtcggacttgactgagcgacatcactttcactttcacatatttcCTGTACAAATGATTAAGAGTTGTTTATTGGGAGGGTGGGAGGATATCCAGGCTTTTTACAATGAGATATCCATCTGTCTGCCTTAACTGGTTTCCCACCCCTGCATAAATTATACATTCCATCCAGTCATTCCTCCCCCTCTTGCTCATCTGCCTTTGCTCACACTTTTTCCCCATTGCTCTCTTCCTTGCCCATTTACAACCTTTGTTAAGTCATGGTTTCTACTTCTATCGAGAGATGTCATGGTGACATTGAGTCtcttgtgtgaaagtgaagtcgctcagtcatgtccgactctttgcaacccgtgaactgtagcccacctggctcctccgcccatgggattctccaggcaagagtactggagtgggttgccatttctttctccaggggatctttctgacccagggatcgaacccaggtctcccacattgcaggcagatgctttaaccgctgagccaccacggaGTCTCTTGTGTGAGGAGGTATTTATTCCCTGTAGGAGTATGAGGGAGTGGTGCTCTAGGTTAATCCTCTTGAGCTTTCTCACCTGAGGGCCCAAGTTCAAGCCTCTGTAGTTATTGTGCAAACATACAAGAAAGCATGTATAAAGTGATTCCAAATTCTCCAAGGATGGGTTCTCTGTGGCATGTGATTCAATATTATAATGTTCTAGAAACAGTGCACTGAATCATTGAGTTGTGTTTATGAGAAGGTGGCTTTTGACTAGAGGTGAAACTTCTGACAAAGCACTATAAACCTTAAACTGACAGATTCAATACGTAAGAAAGTGAAGGTTCAGGTGTGTGCTTGTTGGTGGGTTTTCCGTTTGCAGTTCATCTTCCGCTGATAGTTGGAGATACTGTTGAAGTATTGTCTCAGTGTTTAGGAATCACCAGACACAGATTATATATTTAAGTCAGTTGATGTTGATgctcatcaattttttttttcttttcagagaaaaattcGGAGCAATAATTAGAGGTAAAGTAttttgcatgctgctgctgctaaatcacttcagttgtgtccgactctgtgtgaccccatagatggcggctcaccaggctcccctgtccctgagattctcgaggcaagaacactggagtgggttgccatttccttctccaatgcaggaaagtgaaaagtgaaagtgaagtggcccagtcgtgtccgaccctcagtgatcccatggactgcagccttccaggctcctccatccatgggattttccaggtaggagtactggagtggggtgccattgccttctccgattttgcATGCAGTAGTAATCAAATTTTAAAGACTGTCACTGCAAGGA
Protein-coding regions in this window:
- the LOC114118259 gene encoding olfactory receptor 10A3; the protein is MYLFLLNLSVVEVGFSAVIMPEMLVVLSSEKTTITFAGCFSQMYFILLFGGTECFLLGAMAYDRFAAICHPLSYALIMNRRVFMKLIIFSWVSGIMVATVQTSWVFSFPFCGPSEINHLFCETPPVLELACADTFLFEIYAFTGTILIVMVPFLLILLSYIRILFAILKMPSTTGRQKAFSTCASHLTSVTLFYGTASMTYLQPKSGYSPETKKLMSLAYMLLTPLLNPLIYSLRNSEMKRVLLKVWRRKVDLHTF